Proteins from one Bacteroides mediterraneensis genomic window:
- a CDS encoding cellulase family glycosylhydrolase: MKKMISYWSLLLILIMGTVTFSSCKDDESNVEVSATPQLVSTFPEAGSELLSMAAKEITLKFDNFIYMDESKKDQITVSPEVTVEDIGILGKELILRLSSLASNTEYTVTVPTGVLKDRYDNVLDKVELKFKTMNITVEVEPNQSGMRSDALELMKNVSVGWNLGNSLEAFNEDGQINHGADTETAWGNPATTAEMITAIKNAGFNAVRIPVRWYPHAVNEELTEFNQEWITRVKAVIDICLNDGMYVILNTHHEKWETVAKGGESEETMNSNLSKFANLWKFIATTFRDYDERLVFSGTNEMHNAEWDSSEAELQMQNQFNECFVNVVRSTGGKNFYRNLIVQAYSCFPDNALTDKFILPKDVVENRLSVEFHFYRPSAFAYMDCPGYESNTFHYWGKDYKANNNPAVNYTEDEAYVDDLFGKLKAKFVDNGCGVVMGEYGVVTTPSTKGSKVENDLAETKKYYMNYLTSSACRNGIVPFVWDNGSYYNLEWDDFFSVAYGYKADAEYFGLFNRYDSMNSGACQTPVLEGVMTGTAMDYPY, from the coding sequence ATGAAGAAAATGATATCATACTGGAGTCTGTTATTGATATTGATAATGGGCACCGTTACATTCAGCTCTTGTAAAGACGACGAGAGTAATGTTGAAGTATCTGCTACGCCACAGTTGGTCAGTACCTTTCCCGAGGCCGGTAGCGAGTTGTTAAGCATGGCGGCTAAAGAGATAACATTGAAGTTTGACAATTTTATCTATATGGATGAAAGCAAGAAAGACCAAATTACGGTATCACCCGAGGTTACAGTAGAAGATATTGGTATATTGGGAAAAGAATTAATTCTGAGACTATCTTCACTTGCGTCCAATACTGAATATACGGTAACCGTGCCAACTGGAGTCCTCAAAGATCGATATGATAATGTGCTGGATAAAGTTGAACTGAAATTTAAAACGATGAACATTACGGTAGAGGTAGAACCTAATCAGTCGGGAATGCGAAGTGATGCTTTGGAATTAATGAAGAACGTTAGTGTGGGATGGAACCTGGGTAATAGCTTGGAAGCCTTCAATGAGGACGGTCAGATTAATCACGGAGCTGATACAGAAACGGCATGGGGAAACCCCGCAACAACTGCTGAGATGATAACAGCTATAAAGAATGCAGGATTCAATGCGGTACGTATTCCAGTCCGCTGGTATCCTCATGCGGTGAATGAAGAACTGACTGAATTCAATCAGGAGTGGATAACAAGAGTGAAGGCGGTGATTGATATTTGTCTGAATGACGGAATGTATGTCATCCTTAATACTCACCATGAAAAATGGGAAACAGTTGCAAAGGGTGGAGAAAGTGAAGAAACCATGAATTCAAACCTTTCCAAGTTTGCCAATCTTTGGAAATTTATTGCGACTACATTCCGTGATTATGATGAGCGTCTTGTTTTTTCGGGAACAAATGAAATGCATAACGCTGAGTGGGATTCTTCGGAAGCAGAATTACAGATGCAGAATCAGTTTAACGAATGTTTTGTAAATGTCGTAAGATCTACCGGTGGCAAGAACTTTTATCGTAACCTGATAGTGCAGGCTTATTCATGCTTCCCCGATAATGCATTGACCGATAAATTTATTCTTCCTAAAGATGTGGTAGAAAACAGATTGAGTGTGGAATTCCATTTTTATCGTCCGTCTGCTTTTGCTTATATGGATTGTCCGGGTTATGAAAGTAACACTTTCCATTACTGGGGTAAGGATTACAAGGCAAATAATAACCCTGCCGTAAATTATACGGAAGATGAAGCCTACGTGGATGATTTGTTTGGCAAGCTTAAGGCCAAATTCGTAGACAATGGCTGTGGAGTGGTTATGGGCGAATACGGCGTGGTGACTACTCCTTCCACTAAGGGTAGTAAGGTGGAGAATGATCTTGCAGAAACAAAGAAGTACTATATGAATTATCTGACTTCATCAGCCTGCAGGAATGGCATTGTTCCTTTCGTATGGGATAATGGAAGTTATTATAATCTGGAGTGGGATGATTTCTTTAGTGTAGCTTATGGCTATAAAGCTGATGCGGAATACTTCGGATTATTCAACAGATATGATTCGATGAATTCAGGTGCTTGTCAGACACCTGTTCTTGAGGGAGTCATGACAGGGACAGCGATGGATTATCCTTATTAA
- a CDS encoding glycoside hydrolase family 5 protein, translating to MNETDFSKLSKEGFDHVRLPVDEAVLWNEDGRKNEKAFNFLHKGIRWALKNELRVIVDLHIIRSHYFNAGQEGKVNKLWTDETEQNHFLDLWGGLSDELKQYPVSMLAYEIMNEPTAPDHEDWNGLVAKACRYIRKKEPDRMLVIGSNMWQGVGTFPFLKVPEGDKHIMLSFHFYEPFLLTHYRAGWTDLANFGGNVHYPGMLVSKEEMAGLAEADRKLASRWPDEWSKAKLASLVEKAKKLADAKGLILYCGEFGVYQTAPRADALRWYSDIVSVFGEMDIPWSVWDYKGGYGIYSPDGVPRKELIRILVPMDGKK from the coding sequence ATGAATGAAACAGATTTCAGTAAACTTTCTAAGGAAGGGTTTGATCATGTCAGGCTTCCGGTGGACGAGGCTGTATTATGGAATGAGGATGGCAGGAAAAATGAAAAAGCATTCAACTTTCTTCATAAAGGAATCAGATGGGCTTTAAAAAACGAGCTAAGAGTGATAGTTGATCTTCATATTATCCGTTCCCATTATTTCAATGCCGGGCAAGAAGGGAAAGTCAACAAGTTGTGGACTGATGAAACAGAACAGAACCATTTTCTTGACTTGTGGGGGGGACTCAGTGATGAGTTAAAGCAATATCCTGTATCGATGCTGGCGTATGAAATCATGAATGAGCCCACAGCTCCTGACCATGAAGACTGGAACGGACTGGTAGCTAAGGCTTGTCGTTATATCCGGAAGAAGGAACCGGACAGGATGTTGGTCATCGGCTCCAATATGTGGCAGGGAGTAGGAACCTTTCCGTTTCTGAAAGTACCGGAAGGAGATAAGCACATCATGTTAAGTTTTCATTTTTATGAGCCGTTTTTGCTGACACATTATAGGGCTGGCTGGACAGACCTTGCCAATTTCGGAGGGAACGTTCATTATCCGGGAATGCTTGTCAGCAAAGAGGAGATGGCCGGCCTGGCCGAAGCGGATAGAAAGTTGGCTTCAAGATGGCCGGATGAATGGAGTAAAGCTAAGTTGGCATCGCTTGTGGAAAAAGCAAAAAAATTAGCGGATGCAAAAGGACTTATACTTTATTGCGGAGAATTCGGGGTATATCAGACCGCTCCTCGGGCTGATGCGTTGAGGTGGTATTCAGATATAGTATCTGTGTTCGGGGAAATGGATATACCATGGTCTGTTTGGGATTATAAAGGTGGATATGGAATTTACAGTCCTGATGGAGTGCCGCGAAAAGAACTGATAAGAATATTGGTACCAATGGATGGTAAAAAATAA
- a CDS encoding glycoside hydrolase family 3 N-terminal domain-containing protein, protein MTACLMLSVCSCSDRQKNGVSPAIPYDAEIEAKIEKMLDKMTLEEKVGQMCEITVDVITDFEASNKKGKFTLSEAMLDTVIGKYKVGSILNVPLSIAQSKEVWAEAIKQIQEKSMKEIGIPCIYGVDQIHGTTYTLGGTMFPQGINMAASFNRELTKKGAEISAYETKAGCIPWTYAPVVDLGRDPRWSRMWENYGEDCYVNAEMGKAAVAGFQGEDPNHIDEYHVAACMKHYMGYGVPVSGKDRTPSSISPSDLREKHFAPFLEAVRNGALTVMVNSAMDNGMPFHANHELLTKWLKEDLNWDGMVVTDWNDINNLCTRDRIAATKKEAIKMAINAGIDMSMVPYEVSFCTYLKELVEEGEVSMERIDDAVARVLRLKYRLGLFDHPYWDIKKYDKFGSEEFAKVALQAAEESEVLLKNENNILPLAKGTKILLTGPNANSMRTLNGGWSYSWQGNKADECAEAYNTIYEAFCNKFGKFNIIYEPGVTYAAYKNDNWWEENTPEIGKAVNAARTADVIVACIGENSYCETPGNLTNLTLSENQRNLVKALAKTGKPIVLVLNQGRPRIISDIEPLARGIVNVMLPSNYGGDALANLMAGDVNFSAKMPFTYPKHINAIATYDYKPCENIGQMNGNYNYDSVMDVQWPFGYGLSYTTYSYSNLKVDKTNFIYSDSLTVSIDVTNTGNMAGKEPVLLFVSDLVASSTPDNIRLRNFEKISLEPGETKTVSMKIRGSELAFVGYDGKWRLEKGEFRIKCGDQTAVVNCTQTKIWDTPNK, encoded by the coding sequence ATGACAGCTTGTCTGATGTTAAGCGTTTGTAGCTGTAGTGACAGACAAAAAAATGGAGTTTCACCAGCAATACCCTATGATGCGGAGATTGAAGCGAAAATCGAGAAAATGCTTGATAAAATGACGCTTGAGGAAAAAGTAGGGCAAATGTGTGAAATAACAGTGGATGTAATTACTGATTTTGAAGCAAGCAATAAAAAGGGTAAGTTTACGTTGAGTGAAGCAATGCTGGATACTGTGATTGGTAAATACAAGGTTGGCTCTATCTTAAATGTGCCTTTAAGTATTGCTCAAAGCAAGGAAGTATGGGCTGAAGCAATAAAGCAGATACAGGAGAAATCGATGAAAGAAATAGGGATTCCTTGTATCTATGGGGTAGACCAGATCCATGGAACAACCTATACATTAGGGGGAACAATGTTTCCACAAGGAATCAACATGGCGGCCTCTTTTAATCGTGAACTGACAAAGAAGGGGGCAGAAATCTCTGCGTATGAAACGAAAGCTGGATGTATTCCTTGGACTTATGCTCCTGTTGTGGATTTAGGGAGAGACCCAAGGTGGTCACGTATGTGGGAAAATTATGGTGAGGATTGTTATGTGAATGCAGAGATGGGTAAGGCAGCTGTTGCCGGATTTCAGGGGGAAGATCCTAACCATATTGATGAATACCATGTGGCTGCATGTATGAAACATTATATGGGTTATGGTGTTCCTGTTTCGGGCAAGGATCGTACTCCTTCATCTATATCGCCCAGTGATTTGAGAGAAAAGCACTTTGCTCCGTTTCTGGAAGCTGTTCGTAATGGCGCACTCACTGTGATGGTCAATTCGGCCATGGATAATGGCATGCCTTTTCATGCAAATCATGAACTGCTGACCAAATGGTTGAAAGAAGATTTGAACTGGGATGGCATGGTAGTAACAGACTGGAATGATATTAATAACTTGTGTACACGTGACCGTATTGCAGCTACGAAAAAAGAGGCGATCAAGATGGCTATCAATGCAGGTATTGACATGTCAATGGTGCCATACGAAGTAAGTTTCTGCACCTACCTGAAGGAGCTGGTAGAGGAAGGCGAAGTGTCAATGGAACGCATTGATGACGCAGTAGCTCGTGTGCTGCGTCTTAAATACCGGTTGGGCTTATTTGACCATCCTTATTGGGACATAAAAAAGTATGATAAATTTGGCTCGGAAGAGTTTGCAAAAGTTGCTCTTCAGGCGGCCGAGGAGTCAGAGGTGCTACTGAAAAATGAGAATAATATTTTGCCATTAGCAAAAGGTACAAAAATTCTTCTGACAGGCCCCAATGCAAACTCTATGCGAACGCTTAACGGAGGTTGGTCTTATAGTTGGCAGGGAAATAAGGCTGATGAATGTGCTGAAGCTTATAATACAATTTATGAGGCATTTTGTAATAAATTCGGTAAGTTTAATATTATTTATGAACCAGGAGTCACTTATGCTGCATATAAGAACGATAATTGGTGGGAAGAAAATACCCCTGAAATAGGTAAAGCTGTAAATGCTGCAAGGACTGCAGATGTAATTGTGGCTTGTATAGGAGAGAACTCGTATTGTGAAACTCCAGGAAACCTGACAAATCTTACATTGTCGGAAAATCAGCGTAACCTGGTAAAAGCATTAGCTAAAACAGGAAAACCTATAGTACTTGTCTTGAATCAGGGACGTCCGCGTATCATTAGTGACATTGAACCTTTGGCTCGAGGAATTGTGAATGTAATGTTACCGAGTAACTACGGTGGTGACGCTTTGGCGAACCTGATGGCGGGGGATGTAAATTTTAGTGCAAAAATGCCTTTTACTTATCCTAAGCATATCAATGCTATCGCTACGTATGATTATAAGCCTTGTGAGAATATCGGTCAGATGAATGGGAATTATAATTATGATTCTGTGATGGATGTGCAGTGGCCGTTCGGTTATGGCTTAAGCTATACAACTTATAGCTATTCAAATTTAAAAGTGGATAAAACTAATTTTATATATTCTGATAGTCTGACAGTTAGTATAGATGTAACCAACACTGGGAATATGGCGGGTAAGGAGCCTGTTTTGTTGTTTGTGAGTGATTTGGTGGCAAGCAGTACGCCGGATAATATTCGTCTTAGAAATTTTGAGAAAATATCGCTTGAACCAGGCGAAACAAAAACTGTGTCAATGAAGATAAGAGGCAGTGAGCTTGCGTTTGTGGGATACGATGGCAAATGGCGTCTTGAAAAGGGGGAGTTCAGAATAAAATGTGGTGACCAGACTGCTGTAGTGAATTGCACTCAAACAAAAATCTGGGATACACCTAATAAATAG
- the xyl3A gene encoding xylan 1,4-beta-xylosidase, with protein MKRTVTYIVFILTGYIPVLLGCARPDFRDSSLPSEQRAELLLQELTLEEKISLMMDVSKPVERLGIKPYNWWNEALHGVARAGLATVFPQPIGMAASFNDSLVYEVFTAVSDEARAKNAYYASKGSYERYQGLTMWTPNVNIYRDPRWGRGIETYGEDPCLTTRMGVSVVKGLQGVNDGKYDKLHACAKHFAVHSGPEWNRHSFDVEDLPLRDLYETYLPAFKALVQDADVKEVMCAYNRFEGEPCCGNKRLLTQILREEWGFDGIILSDCWAINDFFEEKGHKTHKDSASAASAAVLSGTDLECGATYLSLLKGVQNGLIDESAIDKSVKRVLKARFELGEMDDPSKVSWTKIPFSVVASAAHDSLALKVARESMTLLLNKHNVLPLKRGNLTVAVMGPNAKDSVMMWGNYNGVPAHTVTILDGIRSALGKGDKLIYEQGCPWVGDDLLESVFSECKSEGRPGFTARYWNNVNHEGKVDVETRVMTPFNFCTSGATVFAPGVNLTDFSATYNATYVPKASGEVVFEVYSFGKGRLLVNQKEAMSFYNSHGGNKQSYALQVEAGKKYDIELQFEYLQSDAQLNFDMGFKKKVDIAKSVNAVRNADVVVFVGGISPSLEGEEMGVDLPGFKKGDRTSIELPEVQRNLLAALHRAGKKVILVNCSGSPVGLVPETETCEAILQAWYSGQQGGRAVADVLFGDYNPAGRLPVTFYRNIEQLPDFEDYNMAGRTYRFMKERPLFSFGYGLSYTTFTYGTATFNKQTVGSEDNLSLVVPVSNTGSRDGDEVVQVYLSKVGDETGPVKTLRAFKRVFVPAGKTVDVHITLSKKDLKWWNEETHSILFCPGEYNVWIGGSSDGKTLDNYLITLQ; from the coding sequence ATGAAAAGAACAGTTACTTATATCGTTTTTATTTTAACAGGGTATATACCAGTGCTTCTGGGTTGTGCCCGTCCCGACTTTCGGGATTCTTCCTTGCCTTCCGAACAGCGGGCAGAGCTGCTGTTGCAGGAATTGACACTGGAAGAAAAGATTTCTTTAATGATGGATGTGTCGAAGCCGGTAGAACGGTTAGGTATAAAGCCGTATAACTGGTGGAATGAAGCCCTGCATGGGGTCGCACGTGCCGGATTGGCTACGGTATTTCCGCAGCCGATAGGTATGGCAGCCTCTTTTAATGACTCGTTAGTTTATGAGGTGTTTACGGCAGTGTCGGATGAGGCGCGAGCTAAAAATGCATATTATGCGTCGAAGGGAAGTTATGAAAGGTATCAAGGACTTACGATGTGGACTCCCAATGTAAATATTTATAGAGATCCTCGTTGGGGACGCGGGATAGAAACCTACGGAGAAGACCCGTGTCTTACTACACGTATGGGCGTAAGTGTGGTAAAGGGGCTGCAAGGTGTCAATGACGGGAAATATGATAAACTGCATGCTTGTGCCAAACATTTTGCCGTGCATTCCGGACCGGAGTGGAACCGTCATTCTTTTGATGTGGAAGATTTGCCACTTCGTGATTTATATGAAACCTATTTGCCTGCTTTCAAAGCCCTGGTACAGGATGCAGATGTGAAAGAGGTGATGTGCGCCTATAATCGGTTTGAAGGAGAACCGTGTTGTGGCAACAAACGTCTGCTGACCCAGATTTTGAGGGAAGAGTGGGGATTTGATGGTATCATATTAAGTGACTGCTGGGCAATCAATGATTTTTTTGAGGAAAAAGGACATAAAACACATAAAGATTCTGCTTCTGCGGCTTCTGCTGCTGTATTAAGTGGTACAGACCTTGAATGTGGTGCAACCTATCTGTCTTTGTTGAAAGGAGTGCAAAACGGTCTGATTGATGAATCTGCAATTGATAAATCTGTGAAGAGGGTTCTAAAGGCCCGCTTTGAATTGGGAGAAATGGACGATCCCTCCAAAGTTTCCTGGACAAAGATACCTTTCTCTGTAGTGGCTTCTGCCGCACATGATTCCTTGGCTTTGAAAGTAGCCAGAGAATCGATGACATTGTTACTCAATAAGCACAATGTACTTCCATTGAAACGTGGAAACTTGACAGTTGCCGTAATGGGGCCGAATGCAAAAGATTCTGTCATGATGTGGGGAAACTATAATGGAGTACCTGCCCACACGGTAACCATATTGGATGGTATTCGTTCTGCCCTTGGAAAAGGAGATAAACTGATTTATGAACAGGGCTGTCCATGGGTAGGTGATGATTTGCTGGAGAGTGTGTTCAGTGAATGCAAGTCGGAAGGTCGGCCGGGATTCACAGCCCGTTATTGGAATAATGTGAACCACGAAGGAAAAGTGGATGTAGAAACACGGGTGATGACTCCGTTCAATTTCTGTACTTCAGGGGCTACGGTGTTTGCACCGGGTGTGAACCTGACGGATTTCTCTGCAACGTACAATGCGACTTACGTGCCCAAAGCTTCCGGTGAGGTTGTCTTCGAGGTGTATAGCTTTGGGAAAGGACGGCTACTGGTGAATCAGAAAGAAGCTATGTCATTTTATAATAGTCATGGCGGCAATAAGCAATCGTATGCTTTACAAGTGGAAGCAGGAAAGAAGTACGACATTGAGTTGCAGTTTGAATATCTGCAGAGTGATGCGCAGTTGAATTTTGACATGGGCTTTAAAAAGAAAGTCGATATTGCCAAATCTGTCAATGCGGTACGGAATGCGGATGTCGTTGTTTTCGTGGGAGGTATTTCTCCGAGTCTGGAAGGTGAAGAAATGGGAGTTGACTTGCCTGGCTTTAAGAAGGGAGACCGTACCAGCATTGAACTGCCGGAAGTACAGCGGAATTTGCTTGCTGCCTTGCATCGTGCAGGAAAAAAGGTGATTTTAGTGAACTGTTCCGGTTCACCAGTCGGACTTGTTCCTGAAACCGAAACTTGTGAGGCTATCTTGCAGGCTTGGTATTCAGGACAGCAGGGTGGTCGGGCGGTAGCCGATGTCTTGTTTGGTGATTACAATCCAGCCGGAAGATTGCCGGTTACTTTTTACCGAAACATCGAACAGTTGCCCGATTTTGAAGATTATAATATGGCAGGAAGAACTTATCGTTTCATGAAAGAACGTCCGCTGTTTTCGTTCGGATATGGCTTGAGTTATACTACATTTACATACGGGACAGCCACTTTCAACAAGCAGACGGTAGGTAGTGAGGATAATCTCTCTCTGGTGGTTCCGGTTTCGAATACGGGTAGTCGGGATGGAGAC